One region of Pseudomonas sp. B21-040 genomic DNA includes:
- a CDS encoding alpha/beta fold hydrolase codes for MLLLVVVIAVIVAWSWLSYPAIGYWLYDWNMAIEAKLYRLHKIVVPIHEMTVSTWQGGPYEASSSVLMLHGYSADKNLWLRFARHFVGNYRVIIPDIAGHGETGFKAGGGYDIPLQAKRIIQLLDVCGVEKVHVIGNSMGGYIAAWLAATYPERIASVALIDPAGVTAPEASDLERHLAKGHNPFLIHSREEFRRFYAMTMAEPPWVPGVVLDAVAQRYEQSRDELEEIFNDFRASPPMEPILADIKCPALLLWGHKDRLIDVSSVSVWSKAIVDLRVHIWDHLGHMPMVEQPADTARLYREFLGSLRTESRSHL; via the coding sequence ATGCTTCTTTTGGTTGTCGTTATTGCAGTTATCGTGGCCTGGAGCTGGTTGAGCTACCCGGCCATCGGTTATTGGCTCTATGACTGGAACATGGCGATTGAAGCCAAGCTGTATCGGCTGCACAAGATCGTCGTACCGATCCACGAGATGACCGTCTCGACCTGGCAAGGCGGCCCGTATGAGGCGTCGAGTAGCGTGCTGATGCTGCACGGCTACAGTGCCGACAAAAACCTCTGGCTGCGATTTGCCCGGCACTTTGTCGGCAATTATCGGGTAATCATTCCGGACATTGCCGGTCATGGCGAAACCGGGTTCAAGGCCGGTGGCGGCTACGACATCCCCTTGCAGGCCAAGCGGATCATCCAGTTGCTCGACGTCTGCGGGGTCGAGAAGGTGCATGTGATTGGCAACTCAATGGGCGGCTACATCGCAGCGTGGCTGGCAGCCACGTACCCGGAGCGGATAGCCTCCGTCGCGCTGATCGATCCGGCCGGGGTCACCGCGCCCGAAGCCAGTGATCTGGAGCGGCACCTGGCCAAGGGGCACAACCCGTTTCTGATTCACTCGCGCGAGGAGTTTCGACGCTTCTACGCCATGACCATGGCCGAACCGCCGTGGGTGCCCGGCGTAGTACTGGACGCCGTGGCCCAGCGCTACGAGCAAAGCCGCGATGAGCTGGAGGAGATTTTCAACGACTTTCGCGCCAGCCCGCCGATGGAGCCGATACTGGCGGACATCAAGTGCCCGGCGCTGTTGTTGTGGGGTCACAAGGACCGTTTGATCGACGTCAGCAGCGTGTCCGTCTGGAGCAAGGCCATCGTCGATCTGCGAGTGCATATCTGGGATCACCTCGGCCACATGCCGATGGTTGAGCAACCGGCGGATACCGCAAGGCTGTACCGGGAGTTCCTGGGATCGCTGCGCACCGAAAGCCGTTCCCACTTATAA
- a CDS encoding diguanylate cyclase — protein MEKAGGKGLSLARRLYTSRTLGLALGLLCVSAAMYPLDPAPWVWGLMVFNGVFWPHVAYQWARRAKVPFHAEHRNILVDAFLGGFWVAAMQFNPLPSVATLSMMAMNNVAIGGLRFLLVGTVAQILGIGIGWLLFTPAFIPTTSPLQMFACMPLLILYPLALGWICFRQATTLGRQKRELLALSRTDSLTGLLNHGAWKDQLEIEFQRCQRQQQGGAIALIDIDHFKTINDTYGHVAGDIVLRQLSKMLKQNLRVTDVAGRYGGDEFCVLLPDLPLDSAAAAMDALRDRFATLGYEQSPALKVSLSIGLAAFNPAHADATLWLNDADQALYEAKTTGRNRVICADGKLHRALFDSV, from the coding sequence ATGGAAAAAGCGGGAGGAAAAGGACTTTCATTGGCCAGGAGGCTTTATACATCGCGTACCCTGGGTTTGGCCCTGGGATTGTTGTGCGTGAGCGCGGCGATGTATCCCCTCGACCCGGCGCCGTGGGTGTGGGGTTTGATGGTGTTCAACGGGGTGTTCTGGCCGCACGTTGCCTATCAGTGGGCGCGGCGGGCCAAGGTTCCGTTTCACGCCGAACACCGCAACATCCTGGTCGACGCCTTTCTCGGTGGTTTCTGGGTGGCGGCCATGCAATTCAATCCGCTGCCCAGTGTTGCAACGCTGTCGATGATGGCGATGAACAATGTCGCCATCGGTGGCTTGCGTTTTCTGCTGGTGGGCACCGTCGCGCAGATTCTCGGGATAGGCATTGGATGGCTGCTGTTTACGCCCGCGTTCATCCCGACAACCAGTCCATTGCAGATGTTTGCCTGCATGCCGCTGCTGATCCTGTACCCCTTGGCGTTGGGCTGGATCTGCTTTCGCCAGGCCACCACCCTGGGCCGGCAAAAGCGCGAACTGCTGGCCCTGAGCCGCACCGACAGCCTGACCGGCCTGCTGAACCATGGCGCCTGGAAGGATCAACTGGAAATTGAATTCCAGCGTTGCCAACGCCAGCAGCAGGGCGGGGCGATTGCGCTGATCGACATTGACCATTTCAAGACCATCAATGACACCTACGGCCACGTCGCCGGGGACATTGTGTTGCGTCAGCTGAGCAAAATGCTCAAGCAGAACCTGCGCGTTACCGATGTGGCGGGCCGCTACGGCGGGGACGAGTTCTGCGTGCTACTGCCGGATTTGCCCCTGGACAGCGCCGCCGCGGCCATGGATGCCTTGCGTGATCGCTTTGCCACATTGGGCTACGAGCAAAGTCCTGCGTTGAAAGTCAGCCTGAGCATCGGCCTGGCAGCCTTCAACCCGGCACACGCCGATGCCACGTTGTGGCTCAACGACGCCGATCAGGCGCTGTACGAAGCCAAGACCACTGGCCGTAATCGGGTGATTTGCGCCGACGGCAAGCTGCATCGGGCGTTGTTTGATTCGGTGTGA
- a CDS encoding NAD(P)/FAD-dependent oxidoreductase has protein sequence MQTFQVLIIGSGFGGQCAAINLLKAGIDDFRLLERRDFFGGTWCQNTYPGAAVDVPSPLYSLSFAPYRWTQMFAEQAELHRYTQYVVERFGLRERVELQANVERIEWDDASKRWAVHTATKGTYYAQFLINATGPLSQPVIPHFVGQERFQGKTFHTNNWDHSYDYRKKRVAVVGSGASAAQVIPAIAPDVEHLHVFQRTPHWVLPRADRAFGPFQRWLLGLKPAYKLLRWMIYWQFETRVIAFKYSKPAIHMVQQHALRFLKRQVPDPALRQKLTPDFTIGCKRVLVSSTYYPALSRPNVTLHSREQGIAAIDETGIVTQDGQHIDLDLIVWSTGYDATDGVISYPVTGKHGTQLKDVWAQYPRAYLGTSLPDFPNLFIVTGPNTGIGHTSALFIIESQMNYILDCIRTLKAQGLRSIEVRPEAERTYTEMIHREMERTVWKSGGCHSWYQSKSGHVIAMFPGFSFSYHRLTRALKPADHILS, from the coding sequence ATGCAGACCTTTCAAGTATTGATCATCGGCAGCGGTTTTGGCGGTCAGTGCGCGGCGATCAATTTGCTCAAGGCCGGCATTGATGATTTTCGCTTGCTGGAACGACGGGATTTTTTCGGCGGCACCTGGTGCCAGAATACCTACCCCGGCGCAGCGGTGGACGTACCTTCGCCGCTGTATTCGCTGTCTTTTGCGCCCTACCGCTGGACGCAAATGTTCGCCGAACAAGCGGAGCTTCACCGCTATACCCAGTACGTGGTGGAACGCTTCGGCCTGCGCGAGCGGGTTGAACTGCAAGCCAATGTCGAACGCATCGAATGGGATGACGCCAGCAAACGCTGGGCCGTGCACACCGCCACCAAAGGCACGTATTACGCACAGTTTCTGATTAACGCGACAGGGCCGTTGAGCCAGCCGGTCATTCCTCACTTCGTCGGTCAGGAACGCTTTCAGGGCAAGACCTTCCACACCAACAACTGGGACCATTCCTACGACTACCGGAAAAAACGCGTGGCCGTCGTCGGCAGTGGTGCCAGCGCTGCCCAGGTCATCCCGGCGATTGCCCCGGACGTCGAGCACCTGCATGTGTTCCAGCGCACACCACACTGGGTACTGCCACGGGCTGACCGTGCGTTTGGCCCTTTCCAGCGTTGGCTGCTGGGCCTGAAGCCGGCCTACAAGCTCCTGCGCTGGATGATCTATTGGCAGTTCGAAACCCGGGTGATCGCCTTCAAGTACTCGAAACCGGCGATCCACATGGTCCAGCAACACGCCCTGCGCTTTCTCAAACGCCAGGTGCCAGACCCCGCATTACGCCAAAAGCTGACACCGGACTTCACCATCGGCTGCAAGCGGGTGCTGGTCTCCAGCACCTACTACCCGGCGCTGAGCCGGCCTAATGTGACGTTGCACAGTCGCGAACAAGGCATCGCCGCCATCGACGAAACCGGCATCGTCACTCAGGACGGCCAGCACATCGACCTCGATCTGATCGTCTGGTCCACCGGTTACGACGCCACCGACGGGGTGATTTCCTACCCGGTCACCGGCAAACACGGCACGCAACTCAAGGACGTCTGGGCGCAGTACCCGCGGGCCTACCTGGGCACCAGCCTGCCGGACTTCCCGAACCTGTTTATCGTCACCGGCCCGAACACCGGCATTGGCCACACCTCGGCGCTGTTCATCATCGAATCGCAGATGAATTACATCCTCGACTGCATCCGCACGTTAAAAGCCCAAGGTTTACGCAGCATTGAAGTACGCCCCGAAGCGGAACGTACCTACACTGAAATGATCCATCGCGAAATGGAGCGCACGGTGTGGAAGTCCGGGGGGTGCCATAGCTGGTACCAAAGCAAGAGCGGTCATGTGATCGCCATGTTTCCGGGGTTTAGTTTCAGCTACCACCGATTGACCCGGGCGCTGAAACCTGCCGACCACATCCTGTCCTGA
- a CDS encoding oxaloacetate decarboxylase yields MSRLSHQDLRRNFRELFASNTCYHTASVFDPMSARIAADLGFEVGILGGSVASLQVLGAPDFALITLSEFAEQATRIGRVAQLPVIADADHGYGNALNVMRTIVELERAGVAALTIEDTLLPAQFGRKSTDLIGVAEGVGKIRAALEARVDSEMAIIARTNAGILPVQEIISRTQQYQAAGADGICMVGVQDFDQLEKIAEHLSVPLMLVTYGNPALRDDKRLAELGVRVTIDGHGAYFAAIKATYDSLREQRQIFTQASDLNATELTHTYTQPEEYIRWAKEFMSVKE; encoded by the coding sequence ATGTCCAGGCTTTCCCATCAAGATTTGCGCCGTAACTTCCGCGAACTGTTCGCCTCCAACACCTGCTATCACACGGCTTCGGTCTTCGACCCGATGTCGGCCCGCATTGCGGCTGACCTGGGTTTTGAAGTGGGGATTCTGGGTGGCTCGGTCGCATCGTTGCAGGTGCTGGGCGCCCCCGACTTTGCGTTGATTACCCTCAGCGAGTTCGCCGAGCAGGCCACCCGCATTGGCCGCGTGGCGCAATTGCCGGTCATCGCCGACGCCGACCATGGCTACGGCAACGCGCTCAACGTGATGCGCACCATCGTCGAACTCGAACGCGCCGGCGTGGCCGCGCTGACCATCGAAGACACCTTGCTGCCGGCACAATTCGGCCGTAAATCCACCGACCTGATCGGCGTCGCGGAAGGCGTCGGCAAGATCCGTGCAGCGCTGGAAGCCCGCGTCGATTCAGAAATGGCGATCATCGCCCGCACCAACGCCGGCATCCTGCCCGTCCAGGAAATCATCAGCCGCACCCAGCAGTACCAAGCCGCCGGAGCGGACGGGATCTGCATGGTCGGTGTGCAGGACTTCGACCAACTGGAAAAAATCGCCGAGCACCTGAGCGTGCCGCTGATGCTGGTCACCTACGGCAACCCGGCGCTGCGCGATGACAAGCGCCTGGCCGAACTGGGCGTGCGAGTGACGATTGACGGACATGGCGCTTACTTTGCGGCGATCAAGGCGACGTACGACAGCTTGCGCGAACAGCGGCAGATCTTTACCCAAGCGTCGGATTTGAACGCTACGGAGCTGACGCACACCTACACGCAGCCTGAGGAATACATCCGCTGGGCGAAAGAATTCATGAGCGTTAAAGAATAA